One part of the Solanum dulcamara chromosome 8, daSolDulc1.2, whole genome shotgun sequence genome encodes these proteins:
- the LOC129899698 gene encoding CBL-interacting protein kinase 18-like: MQKYELGRLLGQGNFGKVYNGRNLKGGHSVAIKIIDKEKVQKAGLIEQTKREIYVMALVKHPHVVQLYEVMATKTKIYFVIEHAKGGELFNKLTKGRLKEDVARKFFQQLISAVVFCHSRNVYHRDLKSENILLDENGNIKLSDLRLSALAESKQQDGLLHTTCGTPAYVAPEVIGRKGYDGAQADSWSCGVILFVLLSSYHPFHDSNLMNMYKKISRAQYKCPNWFPLEVRKLFSRILDPNPYTRISIAKIKESSWFKKGSESRHVGTKQVVKQNVVPDCDAISRSNLENSTSFSDTKLELKKPANVNAFDIISFSRGFDLSGLFTRNDQKEELQFTSVKPAPVILSKLEKVGRNLNLEIKKTEGGFFRLEGLNKRKYVTLCIDVHIFEITESYYLIELRRSSGDAIEYQNMLKQTI; encoded by the coding sequence atgcaaaaatatGAATTGGGGAGACTATTAGGTCAAGGCAACTTTGGTAAGGTTTATAATGGAAGGAATCTAAAAGGCGGACATAGTGTAGCCATTAAGATAATTGATAAAGAGAAGGTTCAGAAGGCTGGACTGATTGAACAAACCAAACGAGAGATATATGTTATGGCACTGGTCAAACACCCACATGTTGTGCAGCTATATGAGGTCATGGCAACTAAGACTAAGATTTACTTTGTGATCGAACATGCCAAAGGTGGCGAGCTTTTCAACAAGCTTACAAAGGGGAGGCTCAAGGAAGATGTTGCTAGAAAATTCTTTCAACAACTAATCAGTGCCGTTGTCTTTTGCCACAGCCGAAATGTTTATCACCGTGATCTCAAATCGGAAAATATCTTGTTGGATGAGAATGGAAACATAAAGCTCTCAGATTTGAGATTGAGTGCATTGGCCGAGTCTAAGCAGCAAGATGGGTTACTCCACACAACTTGTGGTACACCAGCATATGTTGCTCCTGAGGTGATTGGTAGAAAAGGTTATGATGGTGCCCAAGCTGACAGCTGGTCTTGTGGGGTGATCTTATTTGTCTTGTTGTCTAGTTATCATCCATTCCATGACTCAAATCTTATGAATATGTATAAGAAGATAAGCAGAGCGCAGTACAAATGCCCTAATTGGTTCCCACTAGAAGTGCGTAAACTTTTCTCTAGGATCCTCGACCCAAACCCTTATACAAGGATTTCAATAGCCAAAATTAAGGAAAGCTCCTGGTTTAAGAAAGGATCCGAATCCAGACATGTGGGAACAAAACAAGTAGTGAAACAAAATGTTGTTCCAGATTGCGATGCTATTTCCCGTTCAAATTTGGAGAATAGTACCTCTTTCTCCGACACCAAGCTAGAGTTGAAAAAACCTGCAAACGTTAATGCATTTGATATCATCTCTTTCTCAAGAGGGTTTGACTTGTCTGGTTTATTCACAAGAAATGATCAAAAGGAGGAGCTGCAATTCACATCAGTGAAGCCTGCCCCAGTCATCTTATCCAAGCTTGAGAAAGTTGGCAGAAATCTGAACCTAGAAATAAAGAAGACAGAGGGTGGATTTTTTAGATTAGAGGGattaaataagagaaaatatgTAACTTTGTGCATTGATGTGCATATATTTGAAATTACTGAATCCTATTACTTGATTGAGCTGAGAAGGTCAAGTGGTGATGCGattgagtaccaaaacatgTTGAAGCAAACTATCTAA